The following proteins are co-located in the Fervidobacterium thailandense genome:
- a CDS encoding PD-(D/E)XK nuclease domain-containing protein, translating into MGLHGAISVINAIYAKVSSRARKQIEKSVGDDKLTHLEAFYQSIMVSLFESTGVSVIGEKENAGGRGDVVVKYNGLVYVIELKVDKSSNEALEHIKEKGYHESYKGKEVYLIGINISSATGTISDWVYEKL; encoded by the coding sequence ATGGGCCTCCACGGCGCAATTTCTGTGATAAATGCAATATACGCGAAAGTAAGCTCAAGAGCGAGAAAGCAAATCGAAAAGAGTGTGGGAGATGATAAATTAACGCACCTTGAGGCGTTCTACCAAAGTATAATGGTCAGCTTGTTTGAATCGACGGGGGTAAGTGTGATAGGTGAAAAAGAAAACGCCGGAGGAAGGGGAGACGTTGTTGTCAAGTATAACGGCTTAGTGTATGTGATAGAACTTAAAGTAGATAAATCATCAAACGAAGCGCTTGAGCATATAAAAGAGAAAGGTTATCATGAATCATACAAGGGAAAGGAAGTATATTTAATCGGAATAAACATATCAAGCGCAACAGGAACGATAAGTGATTGGGTTTACGAAAAACTTTAA